Proteins found in one Sorghum bicolor cultivar BTx623 chromosome 1, Sorghum_bicolor_NCBIv3, whole genome shotgun sequence genomic segment:
- the LOC8082119 gene encoding uncharacterized protein LOC8082119 isoform X1 — MENLKEQRGHDAAGGNNAWMTVPAFGDWDMKNGALPDYSMDFSKIREMRKQNKKELSRASIGGDDDLLAHAQAHKPQSNNAQPKLGRPRPADDHRRRPLHARDHSPTGGKKFLSYFQCCIKA; from the exons atggaGAACCTTAAGGAG CAGCGGGGCCACGACGCGGCCGGCGGCAACAACGCCTGGATGACGGTGCCGGCGTTCGGGGACTGGGACATGAAGAACGGCGCGCTGCCGGACTACTCCATGGACTTCTCCAAGATCCGCGAGATGCGCAAGCAGAACAAGAAGGAGCTCTCCCGCGCCAgcatcggcggcgacgacgacctcCTCGCCCACGCCCAGGCACACAAGCCGCAGTCCAACAACGCCCAGCCCAAGCTCGGCCGCCCCCGCCCCGCCGacgaccaccgccgccgcccgctcCACGCCCGCGACCACTCCCCAACG GGAGGGAAGAAGTTCCTGAGCTACTTCCAGTGTTGTATCAAGGCCTGA
- the LOC8082119 gene encoding uncharacterized protein LOC8082119 isoform X2, with the protein MENLKERGHDAAGGNNAWMTVPAFGDWDMKNGALPDYSMDFSKIREMRKQNKKELSRASIGGDDDLLAHAQAHKPQSNNAQPKLGRPRPADDHRRRPLHARDHSPTGGKKFLSYFQCCIKA; encoded by the exons atggaGAACCTTAAGGAG CGGGGCCACGACGCGGCCGGCGGCAACAACGCCTGGATGACGGTGCCGGCGTTCGGGGACTGGGACATGAAGAACGGCGCGCTGCCGGACTACTCCATGGACTTCTCCAAGATCCGCGAGATGCGCAAGCAGAACAAGAAGGAGCTCTCCCGCGCCAgcatcggcggcgacgacgacctcCTCGCCCACGCCCAGGCACACAAGCCGCAGTCCAACAACGCCCAGCCCAAGCTCGGCCGCCCCCGCCCCGCCGacgaccaccgccgccgcccgctcCACGCCCGCGACCACTCCCCAACG GGAGGGAAGAAGTTCCTGAGCTACTTCCAGTGTTGTATCAAGGCCTGA